One genomic window of Medicago truncatula cultivar Jemalong A17 chromosome 1, MtrunA17r5.0-ANR, whole genome shotgun sequence includes the following:
- the LOC25482608 gene encoding MADS-box transcription factor PHERES 2 — translation MAGKKVKLVVSKRKKGGSKKVSHDPQVANQVIEGNTSSSVIDEMNFVNQQSSLLQRIAEAMSQLERIRKENRENELNLLMMGCMHNLNMLANLKTAKDWTDFAEVIDRKLKEIDTKVAELN, via the exons ATGGCTGGGAAGAAGGTGAAACTTGTTGTTTCTAAAAGAAAGAAGGGTGGCTCAAAGAAG gTATCGCATGATCCACAGGTAGCCAACCAAGTGATTGAGGGGAATACGAGTTCATCTGTGATAGATGAAATGAATTTTGTGAACCAACAGAGTTCCCTCCTCCAGAGGATTGCTGAAGCTATGAGCCAATTGGAAAGGATAAGAAAGGAAAATCGTGAGAATGAGCTGAATCTCCTTATGATGGGGTGCATGCATAACCTTAATATGCTAGCCAACTTGAAGACTGCTAAAGATTGGACTGACTTTGCTGAGGTGATTGATAGGAAACTGAAGGAGATTGATACTAAGGTTGCTGAACTCAATTGA
- the LOC25482609 gene encoding probable transmembrane ascorbate ferrireductase 3, with the protein MSACVMSGLAHLFGILSFILILVWLLHFREGIDYASVNPFRVFNVHPLMMFLSLIFLAGEAIMAFQTVPAQRHIKKFFHMALHLIAIVLGIVGLCAVFKFHDMLHIPHLYSLHGWIGILTLCSYGLQWVFGLVTFLVPGAQDATRARVLPWHKIGGKVLFLMAICAAETGLMEKAGFLSLKAHQTETSLVTFTGLSILLFGAFVFVSIGIR; encoded by the exons ATGAGTGCCTGTGTAATGTCAGGTTTGGCTCACTTGTTTGGAATCTTGTCCTTCATACTCATACTTGTTTGGTTGTTACATTTTCGCGAAGGGATTGACTATGCTTCCGTGAATCCATTTCGCGTCttcaat GTACACCCTTTAATGATGTTCCTCAGCCTTATTTTCCTTGCTGGTGAAG CTATTATGGCATTCCAAACGGTACCTGCACAAAGACATATCAAGAAGTTTTTTCATATGGCACTACACTTGATTGCTATTGTTTTGGGCATAGTTGGTTTGTGTGCAGTTTTCAAGTTCCATGATATGCTACATATTCCGCATCTTTACAGTCTTCATGGATGGATTGGTATTCTCACCTTGTGCTCGTATGGTTTGCAG TGGGTTTTTGGCTTGGTTACATTCTTGGTTCCTGGAGCACAAGATGCAACAAGAGCTAGAGTACTTCCATGGCACAAAATTGGTGGTAAAGTACTATTTCTTATGGCAATATGTGCTGCAGAAACAGGATTGATGGAGAAGGCTGGTTTCTTGAGTCTGAAGGCACATCAGACTGAAACTAGTTTGGTCACCTTCACTGGTCTTTCAATTCTATTGTTTGGTGCCTTTGTCTTCGTGTCTATTGGTATTCGTTAA